One segment of Alistipes finegoldii DSM 17242 DNA contains the following:
- a CDS encoding aminotransferase class I/II-fold pyridoxal phosphate-dependent enzyme, giving the protein MVDIFARLEKNAGGPIGQYMSYAHGYFAFPKLEGEIGPHMVFRGKKMLNWSLNNYLGLANHPEVRKADAEGAAKFGMAAPMGARMMSGQTVYHEQLERELAEFVGKEDAFLLNFGYQGMISIIDCLLTPRDVVVYDAEAHACIIDGLRLHKGKRFVYGHNDMDSLRLQLQHATDLAEEQKGGVLVITEGVFGMKGDLGKLDEIVALKKDFQFRLLVDDAHGFGTMGEGGRGTASHFGVTDGVDVLFNTFAKSMAGIGAFVCGPRWLVNLLRYNMRSQLYAKSLPMPMVMGALKRLELIRNHPEYQQKLWEIVRALQNGLKENGFEIGVTNSPVTPVFMKGGIPEATNLIVDLRENHGIFCSIVIYPVIPKGEIILRVIPTAAHTLDDVNYTIAAFKSVRDKLEGGIYAQMPIPVRADEGFKVR; this is encoded by the coding sequence ATGGTTGATATTTTTGCACGCCTTGAAAAAAATGCAGGCGGACCTATCGGTCAGTACATGTCGTACGCCCACGGATATTTCGCGTTCCCCAAACTGGAGGGCGAGATCGGTCCCCACATGGTTTTCCGGGGCAAAAAGATGCTCAACTGGAGTCTGAACAACTACCTCGGTCTGGCAAACCATCCTGAGGTGCGCAAGGCCGACGCCGAAGGCGCAGCCAAATTCGGTATGGCGGCCCCGATGGGCGCCCGTATGATGAGCGGTCAGACCGTTTATCACGAACAGCTCGAACGCGAGCTGGCCGAGTTCGTCGGCAAGGAGGACGCTTTCCTGCTCAACTTCGGTTATCAGGGCATGATCTCGATTATCGACTGCCTGCTGACGCCGCGCGACGTGGTTGTCTACGACGCCGAGGCGCATGCCTGCATTATCGACGGTCTGCGTCTGCACAAGGGCAAGCGTTTCGTGTACGGACACAACGACATGGATTCGCTGCGTCTCCAGCTGCAGCATGCCACGGACCTCGCCGAGGAGCAGAAGGGCGGCGTGCTCGTGATTACCGAAGGTGTCTTCGGCATGAAGGGCGATCTGGGCAAACTCGACGAGATCGTGGCGCTGAAGAAGGATTTCCAGTTCCGTCTGCTGGTGGACGACGCGCACGGCTTCGGTACGATGGGCGAGGGCGGCCGCGGTACGGCTTCGCATTTCGGCGTGACCGACGGCGTGGACGTGCTGTTCAACACTTTCGCCAAGTCGATGGCCGGTATCGGCGCATTCGTCTGCGGTCCCCGCTGGCTGGTGAACCTGCTGCGTTACAACATGCGTTCGCAGCTCTACGCCAAGTCGCTCCCGATGCCGATGGTCATGGGCGCGCTGAAGCGTCTGGAGCTGATCCGCAACCATCCCGAATATCAGCAGAAGCTGTGGGAGATCGTCCGCGCGCTCCAGAACGGCCTGAAGGAAAACGGATTCGAGATCGGCGTGACCAACTCGCCCGTAACCCCCGTCTTTATGAAGGGCGGTATCCCCGAAGCGACGAACCTGATCGTCGATCTGCGCGAGAACCACGGTATTTTCTGCTCGATCGTAATCTATCCGGTGATCCCGAAGGGCGAGATCATCCTGCGCGTGATCCCCACCGCAGCCCATACGCTCGACGACGTGAACTATACGATCGCGGCGTTCAAGTCGGTGCGCGACAAGCTCGAAGGCGGCATTTATGCCCAGATGCCGATTCCGGTTCGCGCCGACGAAGGCTTCAAGGTCCGCTAA
- a CDS encoding dicarboxylate/amino acid:cation symporter, giving the protein MKFRFGLLPRVVLAIGLGVGCGFFFPEWATRIALTFNDIFGQFLSFVIPLLILGLVAPGIADLGKNAGWLLAVTAALAYAFTLFSGFGTYLVGRAVFPALLEGSQAVLPDDAGAALTPYFTVQMPPLFGVMSALVLAFVLGLGMAYTHSVKFKGVMDEFKGIIERVIGSVIIPLLPFYIFGIFLSMTRSGQVAGVLGVFVKLIAVIFCMTVVLLLVQFSVAGLAARKNPLRMLRTMLAAYVTALGTQSSAATIPVTLAQTLKLGVRPEIASFVVPLCATIHLSGSMMKIVACALAVSMIAGLELPAGTFVGFILLLAVTMIAAPGVPGGAIMAALGLLESMLGFDETLAGLMIATYIAMDSFGTATNVTGDGAVAVIVDAIDRRR; this is encoded by the coding sequence ATGAAATTCAGGTTCGGACTGCTGCCGCGCGTCGTACTGGCCATCGGGCTGGGCGTGGGATGCGGCTTTTTCTTTCCCGAATGGGCGACGCGCATCGCGCTGACGTTCAACGATATTTTCGGACAGTTCCTCTCGTTCGTCATTCCGCTGCTGATCCTCGGTCTGGTGGCGCCGGGCATCGCCGATCTGGGGAAGAACGCCGGGTGGCTGCTGGCCGTCACGGCGGCGCTGGCCTATGCCTTCACGCTTTTTTCGGGCTTCGGAACCTATTTGGTGGGGCGGGCGGTCTTTCCCGCGCTGCTCGAAGGCTCGCAGGCCGTGCTGCCCGACGATGCGGGCGCGGCGCTTACGCCCTATTTCACGGTTCAGATGCCGCCGCTGTTCGGCGTCATGTCGGCGCTGGTGCTGGCCTTCGTGCTCGGACTGGGCATGGCCTATACCCATAGCGTGAAGTTCAAGGGGGTGATGGACGAATTCAAGGGGATTATCGAACGCGTGATCGGCAGCGTCATCATTCCGTTGCTGCCGTTCTATATCTTCGGCATTTTCCTCTCGATGACCCGGTCGGGGCAGGTCGCGGGCGTGCTGGGCGTCTTCGTGAAGCTGATCGCGGTGATCTTCTGCATGACCGTCGTGCTGCTGCTCGTGCAGTTCTCCGTCGCCGGACTCGCGGCGCGCAAAAATCCGCTACGGATGCTCCGCACGATGCTTGCGGCTTACGTCACGGCGCTCGGAACGCAGTCTTCGGCCGCCACGATCCCCGTGACGCTGGCGCAGACCCTGAAACTCGGCGTGCGGCCCGAAATCGCGTCGTTCGTCGTGCCGCTCTGCGCGACGATCCACCTCTCCGGTTCGATGATGAAGATCGTCGCCTGCGCGCTGGCCGTGTCGATGATCGCCGGACTGGAGCTGCCGGCCGGAACGTTCGTGGGATTCATCCTGCTGCTGGCCGTGACGATGATCGCGGCTCCGGGGGTGCCGGGCGGGGCGATCATGGCCGCGCTGGGACTGCTGGAGTCGATGCTGGGATTCGACGAAACGCTCGCCGGACTGATGATCGCCACCTATATCGCCATGGACAGTTTCGGCACGGCGACCAACGTCACGGGCGACGGCGCCGTGGCGGTGATCGTCGATGCGATCGACCGGCGGCGCTGA